In Nicotiana tabacum cultivar K326 chromosome 21, ASM71507v2, whole genome shotgun sequence, one DNA window encodes the following:
- the LOC107825714 gene encoding early nodulin-93-like, producing MAKNVSLASVDQKLAMAKRCSHEGVVAGAKAAVVATVATAIPTLACGKMLPWARANLNPTAKALIISTAAGMAYFIVADKTILATARQNSFKQGNN from the exons ATGGCAAAGAATGTGAGTTTGGCTTCAGTTGACCAAAAACTAGCCATGGCTAAGCGTTGTTCTCATG AAGGAGTAGTTGCAGGAGCAAAAGCAGCAGTAGTTGCAACAGTTGCAACTGCCATTCCAACT TTGGCCTGTGGGAAAATGCTACCTTGGGCAAGAGCTAATCTAAATCCAACTGCTAAAGCACTCATTATCTCTACAGCGGCTGGAATGGCATATTTTATTGTAGCAGACAAGACTATTCTTGCTACTGCTAGGCAAAACTCCTTCAAACAGGGCAACAATTGA
- the LOC107825711 gene encoding early nodulin-93-like, which translates to MAKNVSLASVDQKLAMAKRCSHEGVVAGAKAAVIATVATAIPTFACGKKSPWARANLNPTAKALIVSTAAGMAYFIVADKTILATARQNSFKQG; encoded by the exons ATGGCAAAGAATGTGAGTTTGGCTTCAGTGGACCAAAAACTAGCCATGGCTAAGCGTTGCTCTCATG AAGGAGTAGTTGCAGGAGCAAAAGCAGCAGTCATTGCAACAGTTGCAACTGCCATTCCAACT TTTGCTTGTGGGAAGAAGTCACCTTGGGCAAGGGCCAATCTCAATCCAACTGCTAAAGCACTCATTGTATCCACAGCTGCTGGAATGGCATATTTTATTGTAGCAGACAAGACTATTCTTGCAACAGCAAGGCAAAACTCCTTCAAACAGGGCTAA
- the LOC107825710 gene encoding pentatricopeptide repeat-containing protein At1g08070, chloroplastic-like: protein MISRLIVSNYNTKTMTFTFSIPSTAPLTILHFLPGTDPPYKLLQTHPSFALLSKCKNMEDLKKVHSQFIKFGLHNSQFALSKLVEFCAVNPKDDLSYALSIFNTTENPNHVMFNMIIRGYSLSEYPNLAIEFYEKLLFSGNLPNSYTFPFVFKSCAKIMDTQMGKMIHGHVFKLGLMNDVYVHASLINMYAQNGELDDARLVFDKSSKRDAVSFTALINGHALKGRVDDARKLFDEMPVRDVVSWNAMISGYTQMGWFEEALMLFEEMRNVNVTPSVSTLLSVLSACARAGELKLGSRVRSWIENHGLGPNIRLVNALIDMYAKCGNLDSARDLFEGLEEKDLVSWNVMIGGYTHTGNYREALAVFHRMQQANMAPNDVTLLTILPACAHLGALDLGKWIHAYINKHYQHLQNTSLWTTLINMYAKCGAITAAKQVFQGMKTKTLASYNVMISGLAMHGDAYEALELFRKMTEEGMKPDDITFVSVLTACSHAGLVDLGQEYFNTMIQSYNYTPKLQHYGCMIDLLGRAGKFDEAMAMIESMDMKPDGAIWGSLLGACRIHKNLELGEYAAKNLFELERENPGAYVLLSNIYAGAGEWDKVALIRTFLNDKGMKKVPGCTSIEIDRVVHEFLVSDRTHPQSNDIYKMLDEVDRLLEMAGHVPDTSEVHYEMDEEWKEGKLSEHSEKLAIAFGLISTKPGTTLRIVKNLRVCGNCHEATKLISKIFNREIIARDRNRFHHFKDGVCSCTDYW, encoded by the coding sequence ATGATATCAAGATTGATTGTATCAAACTACAACACAAAAACAATGACGTTCACTTTCTCCATTCCCTCAACTGCACCTTTAACTATCCTCCACTTTCTCCCAGGCACAGATCCCCCTTACAAATTACTCCAAACCCACCCATCTTTTGCTCTTTTATCAAAATGCAAAAACATGGAAGACCTGAAAAAAGTGCATTCTCAGTTCATTAAATTTGGTTTACACAATTCCCAGTTTGCACTAAGCAAACTAGTTGAATTTTGTGCAGTTAATCCCAAGGATGACTTATCATATGCTTTATCAATCTTTAACACTACTGAAAACCCTAATCACGTTAtgtttaacatgataattagGGGATACTCATTGAGTGAATATCCAAATTTAGCaattgaattttatgaaaaatTGCTTTTTTCCGGTAATTTACCGAATTCTTATacatttccttttgtttttaaatCTTGTGCTAAAATTATGGATACCCAGATGGGGAAAATGATTCATGGGCATGTTTTTAAACTTGGGTTGATGAATGATGTTTATGTACATGCTTCACTTATTAATATGTATGCTCAGAATGGTGAATTGGATGATGCTAGATTGGTGTTTGATAAAAGTTCTAAAAGAGATGCTGTGTCTTTCACGGCATTGATTAATGGGCATGCATTGAAGGGCCGTGTGGATGATGCTCGTAAGCTGTTTGATGAAATGCCTGTAAGAGATGTTGTTTCGTGGAATGCTATGATTTCAGGGTATACTCAGATGGGTTGGTTTGAGGAGGCGTTAATGTTATTTGAGGAGATGAGAAATGTGAATGTGACACCTTCAGTGAGCACGTTATTGAGTGTTCTCTCTGCTTGTGCTCGTGCAGGTGAACTTAAATTAGGGAGTCGTGTGCGGTCGTGGATTGAAAATCATGGTCTTGGTCCGAATATTCGTCTTGTGAATGCCCTTATTGATATGTATGCAAAATGTGGCAATCTTGATAGTGCAAGGGACTTATTCGAGGGTCTAGAGGAGAAAGATCTTGTATCGTGGAATGTTATGATTGGGGGTTATACACATACGGGCAATTATAGAGAAGCGTTGGCTGTTTTTCATCGAATGCAGCAGGCAAATATGGCGCCTAATGATGTTACTTTGTTGACCATCCTTCCGGCTTGTGCACATTTAGGTGCTCTAGATCTTGGCAAGTGGATACATGCCTATATTAACAAGCATTATCAACACTTACAAAACACTTCTCTTTGGACTACTCTGATAAATATGTATGCAAAATGTGGAGCCATCACAGCAGCAAAACAAGTCTTTCAGGGAATGAAAACTAAAACGCTAGCTTCATATAATGTGATGATCTCAGGGCTAGCAATGCATGGCGATGCATATGAAGCTCTAGAGCTTTTCCGGAAAATGACAGAGGAAGGAATGAAGCCAGACGATATAACGTTCGTTAGTGTTTTAACAGCGTGTAGTCACGCTGGTTTAGTGGATCTTGGTCAAGAATATTTTAATACCATGATCCAAAGCTACAACTACACGCCAAAGTTGCAACATTATGGATGTATGATTGACCTTCTAGGACGAGCAGGGAAATTCGATGAAGCAATGGCCATGATCGAAAGCATGGACATGAAACCCGATGGTGCAATATGGGGTTCCTTGCTAGGGGCTTGTAGAATCCACAAGAATCTTGAGTTGGGTGAATATGCTGCCAAGAACCTATTTGAACTGGAACGTGAAAATCCTGGTGCTTATGTGCTCTTATCCAACATTTATGCAGGTGCTGGAGAATGGGACAAAGTAGCATTGATAAGAACCTTTTTAAATGATAAAGGAATGAAGAAAGTTCCCGGCTGTACCTCCATTGAGATTGATAGAGTAGTCCATGAGTTTCTTGTTAGTGATAGAACACATCCGCAAAGCAACGATATTTATAAGATGCTAGATGAAGTTGACAGGCTATTGGAAATGGCTGGCCATGTTCCAGATACATCTGAGGTACATTATGAGATGGATGAGGAGTGGAAGGAGGGGAAACTAAGTGAACATAGCGAGAAGTTGGCGATTGCCTTTGGATTGATCAGTACCAAACCGGGGACAACTCTCAGGATTGTTAAGAACCTTAGAGTGTGTGGCAATTGTCACGAAGCCACGAAGTTAATATCTAAGATATTTAATAGGGAGATCATTGCAAGAGATAGGAACCGATTTCACCATTTCAAGGATGGAGTTTGCTCATGCACAGACTACTGGTGA